The following nucleotide sequence is from uncultured Draconibacterium sp..
ACAGGGACAGATATCATCGCAACTTTTTTAAAGAAATTATGACGTGCTGCTCCTTCAAATTCTTCCACCACCTCAAACTGATGCAGCAAACCAGCCTCTTTCAGCTTATGTTTTTGCTCTTTAAAAAACTTTTTATCGTCGCCGGTTAAACCTCCCGTAGCAATTAGTTTCACCTCTTCAAAATCTGCTTTCTTTTTCAATTCAATAAAAGCATCCACCACAATATCGAAACCATCCTTGTGGCACATTCTCGAAATATAACCAACATTTTTTGGTTTCTCTTTTACCGGAATGTAGGGATAATCCTCCACATCAACTCCAAGATAAAACGTGTGCACCTTTTTATCTTCCAGGCGCATACGTTTTTTCATTTCATCGGCAAAATAATTACTGACCGCAACCAGCGCATCCACATCTTCGGCACGCTCGTGCATTAAATCCCAAATTGGCTGCTGAAACTGTGGCTGCATGGCATCAACCCAAACATCTTCGTCCTGAAGTGAACAAACCACCGGAACGCCAACCTTTTCTTTCAGCCGTTTTGCCAGTCCCAGCAACAAAGCATTTGAAATATGAATAACATCGGGTTTGCAATGCTCGGCAATCCAATCAACCATTTTTTCCAGCTCTTCCTTTTGCTCGCCCTGTTCACCCAGCAACATCGAAATGGTCATATCTTCCAGACCTTTTGCACGGGTGGATCCCGCCATGGAAGCAGCCATTTTCATCATAGGTTTTGAATTGAGCAACTTATCGAACCAAGCCGGTGCTTTCCTGAAAATCGGATAAACCTGTTTAAGATAAGTGCTGATTGCACCATAAAAAATCGGGATGTCAGAGATGTCGTGTTCATCGGAAAAAAGCGGCAAATACATGGGAATTTTCACCACCTGGTGATCCAGTTTTCGTAAGGCATCCACATATTTGCTGTCGCGCAGACAATTACCGCAATAAAAGCTGCCACCTGATCCGGGTATGATTTGAATTATATTCATGCTCTAAATTATTAGAAGCCGGAAGAATGAAAAGGTTATTATTCGCCAAAACAATAAATATTTCCATCGTAAGCTCCCACAAACAATTTTCCACTTGCTACCGCAGGATTACTAATGATCTGGCTTCCTAGTTCATAAGTCCAAACAGGCTTTCCATCCGAAAGGTTCACAATGGCTAAATCGCCACGCATATTCGCCACAACTACCTTATTTTTAACAATTACCGGAGAGGCTTCCACCTGTCGGCCGGTGTTGTATTCCCACAGTTTTTCACCTGTATTTTTATTGAAACAATACAAAAACTTATTGTGATTGGCCGTTAAAACTTTATCGCCAATTAAAGCGGGCGAAGCAATAAACTGCAAATTAGTTTTTTCGTCAGACCACACCCAGGTAGTTTTGTCCTTTTCTATATCAACCTGAAAAAAACGGCCATCGTAATCGCCCACATAAGCTTTATCATTTTCTATGGTAACCGACCCGGCCACATAGGTTGCTACATCAATTTTTTCTACCAGCTCGCCCGTCGTTACATCAACCACGTGAAGGTATCCGTCGCAGCCACCAAATATGGCTTTCCCATCAGCGCAGGCCGCGGCTCCGTTAATGAAATTATCCGATTCGTATTTCCATTTTAACTCACCGGTTTTGGCATCAACACAATGAAGGTAGTAATCATAACTCCCCATAAAAATATAGGTTGTACCATCTTCCGTCCACCAGTTTGCCGAACCTATAATCTGGTTTTCACATTCGTAATCCCACAATTTTTCGCCGTTATCGAGGTTTAGCGCAAAAAGCATCCCATCCAAATTACCTACATAAACCGTATTATCAAGAATGAGCGCGGGTGCTTCGATTGAATTTTCAGTATTGAATTTCCACAATAATTTTCCAGAAGTATCAACACAGTATACAAAACCATCGGTAGAACCAATCACCACTTTATTGTTCGCAACTACCGGTGCCGACTTGATGTTATCGCCGGTTTCGAAAGTCCATAAAAGTTTTGGAGAATCAGGCAGTGTGGTTTTTGAGACACCGGTCAAATGCTGCTCTCCACGAAAAATGGGCCAAGAATCTGATGGCTGAGCAACAGCTCCAAAACTCAAAATGATTAAAAAAGCTACTATCCAATACTTCATAAATTCTTTGATTTGCGAATATTGATTAACGAATTTTGATTGCAGATTTACTTCTAAAACCGTTAATCAACACTCTGCATTTTTATTTTCATTGAACCACAATAGACACATAGAAAACGATAGAATTTTGCCAATTGTCGACTCATTCCTAAATCTTAAATCGTTAATCGACATTCATCATTCGTTATTCTTCAACGATATCGCTCCCGTTGGACAACCCTCTGCAACTTTTCGTGCTGTTTCTGTCAATCCCAGTTTCAGATCTTCGTTAAACGGAACGCCAATCTCCACATCAAATCCTCTGCCAATAAATGTAAAACCAAATTTCTCCTTATACTTTCCAGTGAGGCGTACACATATTCCGCACTTAATACATTTTTGAGATTCGTACACCACCAAATCATGATTGATCTGTTTTGTAATCTTCCGGCGCTCGCTGGTTTTAAATCGTTTTTGATCCACTTGATATTGGTCCGAATATTCGCGCAGTTTACAATTATCAATTGCACGGCAATCGCAATGCAAACACCTTTTTGCTTCCGCAATGGCTTCTTCTCGACTAAATCCTGCATTTTTACCTTGCTCCGGAATCTTGCGTTTCCCTTCTACCGACTCTTTTAAGTATTCGGCAAATTCGTCGGCAACCATCTTTCCAAAACGAGAATTAAATAAACGTAGTTCACCTTTTATCTCTTGTCCGGACAAAAATTGCATAACAGAAAATGCCACTTCTTTTCCCTGACCTACCGAGCGAACAGCCAGTCTTGATGAACGCAATACATTCCCGATGGCAAATACTTTTTCGTCGGAAGTTTGATAAGTTGCTTTATCCACAACAATTCCTTTTGGTCCGGCTTTCAACTCATACTTTTCCGAATCGTCAGTAAATACACCTGATGCAAGGACTACAGCATCAAAATCCTTTTTCAGCAGATCAAACTCGCTGGCGCCAATCGACTGTCCTCCACGAAATTCAACACCGGTTTTTATAATCGATTCAATTTCTTTATCCAAAACATCCGTTGGTAAAACTTCTTCGCTCAATTCCAAACGAAGCAGACCACCGGCTTTTTCATTTTTATCAAAAAGTGTTACATCGATTCCTTTCAGTTGCATGTAATATGCAGCTGCCAATCCGGCCGGACCGGCACCAATTACTGCTACCTTTTTTCCTGTTTTTTCAACTTCAGGAAGCGTTGGTTCAACACCATTATCTCCCACAATTCTCTTCAACAAACAAATTGAAACCGGCTCATCAACTGTTTTTCGGTGGCAGGCTCCTTCGCACGGAGCGGGACAAATTCGCCCCAAAACTGCAGGCAGAGCAATGTCCTTTTTTACCACTGCCAACGCCTCATCAAATTTGCCGGCAGCGATCAATCGGTTCATTCGCGGAATATCCATATGAGCCGGACAAGCCACCTGGCAGGGGCCTTCACAATCTCCAACATGTTCGCTCAACAGCAATTCCAACGCAGTTTTTCGCGAATCGGCAATCTCCTGATCATCGGTAATCACCTCCATTCCTTCCACTGCTTTTACCGAACATGACGGATAAAGTCGTCCGTTTTTGTGGTCCTTCACCATACAAAGCATGCAGGAAGTAAAGTGCTCCAGCTCGTCGTGCCAACACATATTCGGGATATCAAATCCCATTTGCTGCGCGGCTTTCATCACCGAAGTCCCCTGTTCAACCTCAACTACTTTGTTATTTATTTTTAGTTTAATCATTTGTTTCTTGATACTGGATTATTTGACATCAATGGCATCAACCGGGCAGGCTGCTCTGCAAGCGTCGCATTTTATGCACAGTTCTGTATCGATTGAATGTTTCTCGTGCGGCGTAAACGGAATCGCATCAACCGGGCACTTTTGAACGCACTTGGTACAACCGATACACTCATCGTTTACCGAATAAGTAATCAGCTCTGTACATTTGCCGGTCGGGCAGGTTCCGTTGATGTGTGCTTCGTACTCATCTCGGAAATGTTTCAGGGTACTCAACACCGGATTTGGTGCCGTTTTTCCCAGTCCGCACAGACTTCCTTTTTTTGTCCATTCCGCCAGATGCTCCAATTCTTCAATATCTCCTTTTTTACCTTTTCCGCTAACAATTCCGTCAAGAATATCGAGCATTCGTTTTGTTCCAACACGGCAGAAGGTACATTTCCCGCACGATTCTTCTTGTGTGAACGAAAGAAAATAGCGGGCAATATCCACCATACAATCGGTATCGTCGAGCACAACAAGTCCACCCGACCCCATCATAGCTCCCATTTCTCCCAACGATTCAAAATCGATCGGCGTATCGGAATGTTCAGCCGGAATACAACCACCCGACGGACCACCAATCTGCACCGCTTTAAACTGGCGGCCATTGGCAATTCCGCCGCCAATTTCTTCAATCACCTGTTTTATGGTAATTCCCATCGGAACTTCAATCAGTCCGCCACGAGCCACTTTACCGGCAAGTGCAAAAACTTTTGTCCCGGTGCTTTTTCCGGAGCCGATTTTTGAAAATCCTTCAGATCCCTCACGCAGGATGTAAGAAATCTGGGCCAGCGTTTCAGTGTTGTTCACCAGTGTTGGTTTCCCCCATAAACCGCTCTCTGCCGGAAATGGCGGGCGCATTCTCGGGAAACCGCGATTTCCTTCAATAGAAGCAATAAGTGCACTTTCTTCGCCACACACAAATGCGCCTGCTCCTTCATAAATCTGCAAATTGAGATCAAAACCACTTCCTAAAATATTTTCACCGAGATAGTTTTTAGCCTTACAAATTTTCAAGGCCTCGCTAATACGTTTTACCGCCAGCGGATATTCGGCACGGATATAAAAATACCCCTGATGAATGCCCGTCGCGTAGGCAGCAATGATCATTCCCTCGATAACCCTATACGGATACGACTCAAGCAACATACGATCCATAAACGCTCCCGGATCGCCCTCATCGCCATTACAGATGATGTATTTTGTATCGTTAACTTCCTTTTTAACAAATTCCCATTTTACTCCGGTTGGAAATCCGGCGCCACCACGACCTCTCACGCCACTCTCTTTCACCTCTTTAACAACCTCATCGGGTGTTAATTTTGTCAGCACCTTTTCAAGAGCAGAAAAACCTCCGCGACTCAGGTATTCATTAATATCGAGCGGATTAATTATTCCGCGATATTCAGTAGCAATTGGAACCTGTTTTCCTAAAAATGAGGCCACCGGTTTTTCGCGCATGCTAATTTCGTAACGCTCAATTCCATCCCAGTTTCGATCGGTCTGGATATCCTCAACGGTGTGCAATAATTTATTTTTCAGACGAGCTAACAATCCCGGCGCCTGAAAATGGCTTTCGACAATATTTTTAACGTCTTCAGGTTTAACTTTGGCATAAAGCGTTGCCTCTCCTTCATTTGGAACCACTTCCACCAAAGGCACCTGATGGCACATTCCCACGCAGCCCACATGCTTTAGACTTACACGTAATCCACTCTCGTTAACAACGTGTTCAACTTCCTCCTGAATTTCCTTACTTCCGCTGGCTACACAACACGACCCCAATCCAATTCGAATCTCTCCCTGAATTTCAGAGCCATCAGCTTTTCGAGCCTTTTTTGAATTTTTTGTTCCTTTTATGCTTTCAAAATCAGCAATTACCTGACCAACCTGATCGGATGCCACATGTCCGTATGTAGTATCATCTATCTGAACCACAGGCGCCAGCGTACAACAGCCTAAACATGCCACCTGTTCTAAAGTATATTTCCCCGATTCTTCGGTTTCCTGCCCCTCTTCCAACTTCAATTCGCGACGAAATGCATCGTAAACCTGACCGGCTCCTTTTACATGGCATGCCGTTCCCACACACACTTTTATCATGTGCTCGCCAACCGGATGCAAACGAAACTGCGAGTAAAAACTGGCCACTCCAATTATCTCAGCCAGACTGATCTCAGTTTTATCAGCCACCAATCTCAAAATTTCTTCAGGCAAATAATTGTACTCCTTCTGAATGGCCTGAAGAATAGGAATAAGGCTCTTTTTTGTTACGCCTTTTTCCTGAATAAGCTGATCGATATATTTATTTTCTTCTGTCATTTATTCCTCCTCAAAAGTCCTACTTCCCAATGCAAAATACATGTTCATCTCCTCTGATATAAATCCGCCCATCGGCAAAAGCCGGTGTTGGACCAGACATTTCGCCCAATGCGTTTTCGCCTACCTTTTTCAATTCCCTTGAAAACTCGTAGATTCGCATTACTCCGTCGTTGTCCATTAAATACACTTTGCCATCGGCAAGAACAGGCGACGAATACACCGGCGAACCAAAATCATCTTCCCAAAGCAATTCACCTTCTTTCAGATCGTAACACACAAAAACGCCATAACTGGTTGCAGCAAATAACAAACCGTCATGCGCTAAAAGACTGGCTGCTTCGGGCAGGTAAAAATCATCTTCCCAAAGTACTTCCTGTGTACGAATATCAATAGCTACCATTCGGGCATATTCGTTGGCTGCCACCACAATTCCGTCGGCATAACCAACCGAGGCACCAACCTCACCCATCATACATTCAACCGACCAAAGTTCTTCTCCGGTTTCCACATCGTAACCGGCAACAATCGGATCGGCAGTTAACACCAACTGATATTTTCCATCAACTTCGGCCAACACCGGACTAGCCCAAGAAATTTTTGCACTACGCTGTGTTTCCCAAACCGGTTCTCCGGTTTTCTTATCCAACGCCATCACTTTCCCTCCACGGTTTGTATCGTACTGAACGAAAAGCTTTCCGTTCCAGGTAATTAATGATGATGAATGTCCGTAGTGATTATCAGGAACGCCGAGGTTTCTTGCCCACACACGTTTGCCGTTCATATCAAAAGCAATTACGTCTCCGGTACCAAAAATCGCAAAAACAGCGTTTCCGTCGGTGGTTAAAGTTGGGGCAGCCAAACCGGTATCATCCGTAACACGCGGTGGCGATGCCGGCGATCCTGAAATGTTGTCAGCAACTCCGGTCCACAATAGTTTACCATCGTTACGGTTGTAACAATACACTTCGCGTGTTGCCTCGTTGGCACCGGCCACAAACAATTTGTCGCCCCAGATAATTGGCGAGTTAAATCCGTGTTTTGGAACTTCAACCTTCCAAAGCACATTTGTTCCGGCAGCACCGTCCCACTCAGTCGGAATGTTTTTATGCATGATCACGCCCTGCGCCAAAGGTCCGCGGAATGAGTTATGATTTTTCTGAATGTCAGCCAGTGAAGTACCGGTTGATGCAGCTGCCGGTTTTGGTTCGGCCACTGTTTTTTCTGTATCAGTTTCTGATGCAGTTGCCTCCGGGGTGGCTTCTGTTGTAGTTTCTTCTGATATATTTTCTGAAGTTGGTGTCTTAGAAACAACTACTTCTTCCGAAATTTCGTTAGTAGCTGTTTGTGCGGGAGCAACATTTATAACCTCCACTGCGTCCTCGGTCGAGGATTCATTATCGGCTACCAAAGCATTAACGTCATATGTTTTTAGCTGATTTACCGACAAAAAGGAAGCCAACAGTGCCAACACCATAACTGCCGCTCCAACGATTATAATTCCCTTTTGAGCAATTATACGGCTTGCAATTTCGTTTTCCAGCACCTTCTCCGGTTCTTCAATTTTACTTTTAGCAGAGTAGTAAACCCGCAATGCAAATGCCAGAACAATGGCACCAAACAGCAACAAGTAAGCACCTGTTTCCACTTGCCACTGACTGTTAAAATAGGCCTTTCGGGCCAACAAATCGAAATTGCGAATCTCCTCTTTCAGCTCTTCATTGTTGGCATCGTCTTTTAGCCGCTCAACCAAAGCTTCCAAAGCTTTACTTTCAATGGGATCGGTTTTTGTGATCTGCCAAAAATTCAATAAAAGCAGTAGCGCAACAGCCGCGCAAAAAATACCTGCAATTACCGCAATGTTCCGCGAGAGTTTTAGTTTATCCTGGTTGTTCATCTTATCTTGGTTCTTCTTTTTTTCAATATTATTTTTCCACCGGACAATAATCCACACACCTTGCACAACTGAAACAATTTCCTTTGTGTGGCTCATAATCCTGGCGTTTACGGAATACCACTGTATTCAGCAATGTCATACCTATTACCAAACCCATAAATCCACCGGCAATCATACTTCCGATATAAAATTTCTCACGAATCACGGTTGCTTCGTCTACCAACTGCTCCATTGGTTTTCCCGATGCAAGGAAAGTCTGCACATCAATATTATCCGGATCATTTTTTAACTCAGGGTGAGCAATCAGCAATTCTGCCAGGTAAACATCCTGATTTGCTTTTGATAAGAAAGTATGCGATTTTGCCCCAACAAATACCCCCAGTGCAATCCACAATGGAATGACCAGCGCATAGGTGATAAATCGTTTTGGACCAAGTCCTGATTTTACCACTTCTTTCTCGTTGGTCGGGAAATCAATAGCATCAAAAGGACACGAGTTTGCACACAATTTACACTGAATACATTTTGACGGAGTGATAGTTAAATGCCGACTTGAGAAACGTGACATCCAGCTCAACAGCACTCCGTACGGGCATAAAAATCGACAATACGGACGGGCAACAAACATTCCCATCAACAAGAATGCGACACCCAAAACGATCATCAGAAATTTGGCATCCATACGGAAGATTCCAATGAACGGATCGTACCTGCAAATGATAAAATCTGTTCCTGTTGCAGCAAAAAGCACTGCCAGCGACAGGTATAAATATGGAATCAATCCCAAGGTTTTGTTGAGCCATTTGGGCAAACTTATCGGTTTAACTACCACCAAATCCTGAATAGCACCCAAAGGACAGGCGCCCGCACAAAACGTTCGCCCAAAAAAGAGTGTAACGACCAGTGGTATAACAAAAAACAGCAAGGCCGTTAACGATATGACATAGGTCGGATCGAAAAAGGAGAGTGTGACATTTTGTATTGCTCCAATACTGCAAACACAGCCGTTTCGGTAAAATCCAAAATAGGCGAGTGTAAAAATCGAAAGCCACAAAATTCCCTGGCGCGAACGGCTTTTTAAAGCAAAATAAGTTGCTGCCGCCAAAACAAGAATCAGAATAAGCACATCGAAATATTCCATTGCCAATGCCCGCGGTTCGGGTGTAACCGGCGATGGTTGCTCGTAACCTGTCTCAAACTCAGGTTTTGGAAAACGTTGCTTCTGTGCAGACAAATTATACGTGAAAAGGAAAAAGACAAAAGTAAAAAGTATGTACTTTAACTTAAGTCGGAACTCCGGAGTCCGAAATCCGAAGCTACTCTGGTTTTTATTCTGGTTAAGTTGATTATTCATTTTAAAAGATCAGGCTTCAGGATTGTTTGTAAAATCGCCTTTCACGTTGTAAGCTTCACTGGCTTTTACCCGGCTAATGGCGTCCGACGGGCAAACCCTGGCGATGGAACATTCGTTACAGTTGACACAAATATGGTGCATGATCTGCAGGTGCATCGAACCGTTTCCAAACGACGTACATCCGGCCACACATTTTGCACATCCAATACACAAATCCTCATCGATATGGTATTCGAAATAAGGTTCCTCGATAAAACGACGTTCGATAGCAGCCGTGGGGCACAACTGGTTTTCGGCAGCTGTACTTTGCGCGTTGGCGTCGGGCTTTAGGTAGCCTCCGCACAAATCGCAGTAGCCACATAAATCAAAAGCATGAAGACATTTTACAGCCGAAGGATTCAATACACATTCTGTTGCACATCGCCCGCACTGTGTACATTTAAACGGATCGATCTGCCACACGTAATCATCGCCACTTACTTTGCGAAGCGCCGAAACACTTACCGCACCCAACGATAATAACAATGAGGCGCGTACCCCATTACGGATAAATTTCCGGCGGCTTTGTGATTTGCTGTTATTTTCCATCTTTTACCTCCTTCGCCTGTGGTAAATCGCATTTCTGAAATTTGCCACAATTTTCACATGTTGGGGAAACCGAACAAGCGGCGGACACCTTTTTATTCACGACCAAATAACCTGCAGATGCAGTAATTCCTCCGAGAAGTAATAGCCGGCCTGTTGTTCTTATAAATTCTTTTCGTTTCATAATAACTCTCTATTCCGAAGTTTTTGGCTCAAATACCCGCAATACATTTCTATCGAAATCAAGCGCATAAATATTTCCATCCTCATCAACTGCAACATCGGGTGC
It contains:
- a CDS encoding glycosyltransferase family 4 protein, with amino-acid sequence MNIIQIIPGSGGSFYCGNCLRDSKYVDALRKLDHQVVKIPMYLPLFSDEHDISDIPIFYGAISTYLKQVYPIFRKAPAWFDKLLNSKPMMKMAASMAGSTRAKGLEDMTISMLLGEQGEQKEELEKMVDWIAEHCKPDVIHISNALLLGLAKRLKEKVGVPVVCSLQDEDVWVDAMQPQFQQPIWDLMHERAEDVDALVAVSNYFADEMKKRMRLEDKKVHTFYLGVDVEDYPYIPVKEKPKNVGYISRMCHKDGFDIVVDAFIELKKKADFEEVKLIATGGLTGDDKKFFKEQKHKLKEAGLLHQFEVVEEFEGAARHNFFKKVAMISVPVRIGEAFGMYLLEAMASGVPVVQPALGAFPEIVDVSGGGITYSPNTPKKLSESWADLLNDPERLEQLSLAGYEGTGKNFNIHNHAAEIVELYENLKR
- a CDS encoding PQQ-binding-like beta-propeller repeat protein, giving the protein MKYWIVAFLIILSFGAVAQPSDSWPIFRGEQHLTGVSKTTLPDSPKLLWTFETGDNIKSAPVVANNKVVIGSTDGFVYCVDTSGKLLWKFNTENSIEAPALILDNTVYVGNLDGMLFALNLDNGEKLWDYECENQIIGSANWWTEDGTTYIFMGSYDYYLHCVDAKTGELKWKYESDNFINGAAACADGKAIFGGCDGYLHVVDVTTGELVEKIDVATYVAGSVTIENDKAYVGDYDGRFFQVDIEKDKTTWVWSDEKTNLQFIASPALIGDKVLTANHNKFLYCFNKNTGEKLWEYNTGRQVEASPVIVKNKVVVANMRGDLAIVNLSDGKPVWTYELGSQIISNPAVASGKLFVGAYDGNIYCFGE
- a CDS encoding FAD-dependent oxidoreductase, encoding MIKLKINNKVVEVEQGTSVMKAAQQMGFDIPNMCWHDELEHFTSCMLCMVKDHKNGRLYPSCSVKAVEGMEVITDDQEIADSRKTALELLLSEHVGDCEGPCQVACPAHMDIPRMNRLIAAGKFDEALAVVKKDIALPAVLGRICPAPCEGACHRKTVDEPVSICLLKRIVGDNGVEPTLPEVEKTGKKVAVIGAGPAGLAAAYYMQLKGIDVTLFDKNEKAGGLLRLELSEEVLPTDVLDKEIESIIKTGVEFRGGQSIGASEFDLLKKDFDAVVLASGVFTDDSEKYELKAGPKGIVVDKATYQTSDEKVFAIGNVLRSSRLAVRSVGQGKEVAFSVMQFLSGQEIKGELRLFNSRFGKMVADEFAEYLKESVEGKRKIPEQGKNAGFSREEAIAEAKRCLHCDCRAIDNCKLREYSDQYQVDQKRFKTSERRKITKQINHDLVVYESQKCIKCGICVRLTGKYKEKFGFTFIGRGFDVEIGVPFNEDLKLGLTETARKVAEGCPTGAISLKNNE
- a CDS encoding NAD(P)H-dependent oxidoreductase subunit E — its product is MTEENKYIDQLIQEKGVTKKSLIPILQAIQKEYNYLPEEILRLVADKTEISLAEIIGVASFYSQFRLHPVGEHMIKVCVGTACHVKGAGQVYDAFRRELKLEEGQETEESGKYTLEQVACLGCCTLAPVVQIDDTTYGHVASDQVGQVIADFESIKGTKNSKKARKADGSEIQGEIRIGLGSCCVASGSKEIQEEVEHVVNESGLRVSLKHVGCVGMCHQVPLVEVVPNEGEATLYAKVKPEDVKNIVESHFQAPGLLARLKNKLLHTVEDIQTDRNWDGIERYEISMREKPVASFLGKQVPIATEYRGIINPLDINEYLSRGGFSALEKVLTKLTPDEVVKEVKESGVRGRGGAGFPTGVKWEFVKKEVNDTKYIICNGDEGDPGAFMDRMLLESYPYRVIEGMIIAAYATGIHQGYFYIRAEYPLAVKRISEALKICKAKNYLGENILGSGFDLNLQIYEGAGAFVCGEESALIASIEGNRGFPRMRPPFPAESGLWGKPTLVNNTETLAQISYILREGSEGFSKIGSGKSTGTKVFALAGKVARGGLIEVPMGITIKQVIEEIGGGIANGRQFKAVQIGGPSGGCIPAEHSDTPIDFESLGEMGAMMGSGGLVVLDDTDCMVDIARYFLSFTQEESCGKCTFCRVGTKRMLDILDGIVSGKGKKGDIEELEHLAEWTKKGSLCGLGKTAPNPVLSTLKHFRDEYEAHINGTCPTGKCTELITYSVNDECIGCTKCVQKCPVDAIPFTPHEKHSIDTELCIKCDACRAACPVDAIDVK
- a CDS encoding PQQ-binding-like beta-propeller repeat protein gives rise to the protein MSHTKEIVSVVQGVWIIVRWKNNIEKKKNQDKMNNQDKLKLSRNIAVIAGIFCAAVALLLLLNFWQITKTDPIESKALEALVERLKDDANNEELKEEIRNFDLLARKAYFNSQWQVETGAYLLLFGAIVLAFALRVYYSAKSKIEEPEKVLENEIASRIIAQKGIIIVGAAVMVLALLASFLSVNQLKTYDVNALVADNESSTEDAVEVINVAPAQTATNEISEEVVVSKTPTSENISEETTTEATPEATASETDTEKTVAEPKPAAASTGTSLADIQKNHNSFRGPLAQGVIMHKNIPTEWDGAAGTNVLWKVEVPKHGFNSPIIWGDKLFVAGANEATREVYCYNRNDGKLLWTGVADNISGSPASPPRVTDDTGLAAPTLTTDGNAVFAIFGTGDVIAFDMNGKRVWARNLGVPDNHYGHSSSLITWNGKLFVQYDTNRGGKVMALDKKTGEPVWETQRSAKISWASPVLAEVDGKYQLVLTADPIVAGYDVETGEELWSVECMMGEVGASVGYADGIVVAANEYARMVAIDIRTQEVLWEDDFYLPEAASLLAHDGLLFAATSYGVFVCYDLKEGELLWEDDFGSPVYSSPVLADGKVYLMDNDGVMRIYEFSRELKKVGENALGEMSGPTPAFADGRIYIRGDEHVFCIGK
- a CDS encoding 4Fe-4S binding protein encodes the protein MNNQLNQNKNQSSFGFRTPEFRLKLKYILFTFVFFLFTYNLSAQKQRFPKPEFETGYEQPSPVTPEPRALAMEYFDVLILILVLAAATYFALKSRSRQGILWLSIFTLAYFGFYRNGCVCSIGAIQNVTLSFFDPTYVISLTALLFFVIPLVVTLFFGRTFCAGACPLGAIQDLVVVKPISLPKWLNKTLGLIPYLYLSLAVLFAATGTDFIICRYDPFIGIFRMDAKFLMIVLGVAFLLMGMFVARPYCRFLCPYGVLLSWMSRFSSRHLTITPSKCIQCKLCANSCPFDAIDFPTNEKEVVKSGLGPKRFITYALVIPLWIALGVFVGAKSHTFLSKANQDVYLAELLIAHPELKNDPDNIDVQTFLASGKPMEQLVDEATVIREKFYIGSMIAGGFMGLVIGMTLLNTVVFRKRQDYEPHKGNCFSCARCVDYCPVEK